Proteins encoded by one window of Lycium barbarum isolate Lr01 chromosome 11, ASM1917538v2, whole genome shotgun sequence:
- the LOC132618250 gene encoding heavy metal-associated isoprenylated plant protein 2-like, with protein MKTKVVVNVLLNGCQSRPSMKKCILGCLKPMVPCLFQEATCKYKVMKIASTLPGVEKVSIEEEKKLLTVIGEEIDTVKLVNVLRKKVGFATIVTVGPEEEKKPADNKEEPPQQPWVCYNRELPMVEIYEIRDPYYYNNSCFRFW; from the exons ATGAAG ACAAAGGTGGTTGTTAATGTGTTATTGAATGGATGTCAATCTCGTCCAAGTATGAAGAAATGTATTTTAGGCTGTTTGAAGCCAATGGTACCTTGCCTGTTTCAAGAAGCTACGTGCAAATATAAAGTCATGAAAATTGCATCAACTTTACCAG GGGTGGAGAAAGTAAGtatagaagaagaaaagaagttgCTGACCGTGATAGGAGAAGAAATAGATACAGTAAAGCTGGTGAATGTACTTAGGAAAAAAGTGGGATTTGCTACTATTGTGACAGTTGGTCCTGAGGAAGAAAAAAAACCAGCTGACAACAAAGAAGAACCACCACAACAGCCATGGGTATGTTATAATCGAGAGCTCCCCATGGTTGAGATATATGAAATTAGAGATCCTTACTATTATAACAATTCCTGCTTCCGCTTTTGGTGA